The following proteins are co-located in the Triticum aestivum cultivar Chinese Spring chromosome 1A, IWGSC CS RefSeq v2.1, whole genome shotgun sequence genome:
- the LOC123180575 gene encoding uncharacterized protein: MEALIGDGPLRSPFFSMLLKMAMVDVRGDDVSSWLQARASLSGIKYGSPGSSGRHFHARQSSCGVRKAMAPLTPTTHTVRSLPLAKFAGQECSVCFELLADTQYDRLAASLPS; this comes from the exons ATGGAGGCGCTCATCGGAGACGGGCCTCTCCG GTCACCATTCTTCAGTATGCTCCTCAAGATGGCGATGGTGGATGTCAGGGGCGACGATGTTAGCTCATGGCTGCAAGCAAGAGCATCTCTGTCTGGGATCAAGTATGGCAGCCCAGGCAGCAGTGGTCGTCACTTTCATGCCCGTCAGAGCTCGTGCGGTGTGCGGAAGGCGATGGCCCCGCTGACGCCGACGACACACACAGTGAGGTCGTTGCCACTTGCCAAGTTCGCCGGGCAGGAGTGCTCTGTTTGCTTCGAGCTGCTTGCAGACACTCAGTATGATCGTCTTGCTGCTTCTCTTCCCAGTTGA